The Bacteroidota bacterium genome includes the window CATAAAAATATAAAAAAACAACCTCTCCTTTTCTAATATTATTTGGTTCTGCCTGTGCTGAAAATCTATTTAATGGTAGTACTCTGGATTTAGAAATTGGTAATTTTGTCGCTCACATCACTTCTCATATCAAAAAAATGAATCGCATCCTTTTTTTACTATTAATTGTTTCATTCCCGAGTTTATTATTTGCACAACCCGGCACACTCGACAGCAGTTTCGGCACCAATGGAATTGTGCGAACTTTTGTGAATAGCTCTAATGCCAAACTAACAGCAATGGCGATTCAACCTGATGATAAAATTCTTGCTGCCGGATATGATCGATACGATACTACAAATTTTAAAAATGCCTTTGTAGTAATACGATATACCGCTGATGGTTTACTTGATTCGAGCTTTGCAACAAATGGAAAAATGATGTACAATTTTGGAAACGGTAACGCAATAGCTAATGCCATAAAAGTGCAAGCCGATGGAAAAATAGTAGTTGCCGGAAGAAGCTCAGCTCCGGGTCTTATTGGGATGGCTAGTATTCGTTTAAATATGGATGGTTCGCTTGACACAACTTATGGTACCAATGGTGCAGTTATTACCGCTGTTGGAACAACTAATGATTTTGCACTAGGAATTTATTTGCATTCAGATGGGCGAATAGTTTTAGGAGGGGCAAGTTATCTTTCAAGTTTTTCACGTATGGCTTTGGTGCGTTACCATTCGGATGGAAACATTGACACGTCTTTTGCTGCGAATGGTGTTTTAATTGCCGCTATTACAGGGGAAAATATTTATTGCAATCAAATTGAAACTGATTCAGCATCCAATTACCTAGTTTCAGGCAATGTAACGAATATCACCAGTACAGGTGCCTTTCTAAAAAAATACACTAGCAATGGAGTGCTGGATGTTACCTTCGGATTGCTTGGCTCCTGGTATCCTGCTGTTGGAAATAATTTTACAGAAAGTACAACAGGATTGATTAAGCAGCCGGATGGTAAGTTGATAGTTGGGTTAACAACCGACGCAAATTCTCCGCGGAAATTTGGGGTTGTTAGATATCTTCCATCAAGCTGGTTAGTAGATTCTTCATTTGGTATTTATACAGGAGAATCTTATTTAACAACCGGTATCAATAAATATGTTGCTACGCATATCGCGCAACAACCGAGTGGAAAAATTGTGATTTCTGCAAATTACCAACTAGGAAGTGAAAATAAATTTGCTGCTATTCGCTATTTGGCCAATGGTCTTTTGGATAGTGCGTTTGGAACAAATGGTTTTGTTGTTACCAATATTACACCAACAAACAACAACAGTACTACAGCGGAAATAGGAGTGCAGAGTAGCGGTAAAATAATTGTTGCCGGCAACAATACTGAAAATGGTATTAAACGCTTCACTCTTGTTAGATACCATGATACACTAAGCATTAACACCTTTGTTCAAAGAGTTGAAGAAAATCAATTTTCACTTACTGTGTTTCCAAATCCGGCAAGTGATATTTTAAAAGTAAGCTGCTATTCAGAAAGCAGTGCCACATTTGAAGCACCATTGAATCTGAAAGTGTTTTCTTCGTTGGGCATTGAATTAACCTCACCAAAATACGCCAAAACTGTTCAAAGAGACAAGGTGCTAAGCCTTGAACTATCTATAAAGGATTTGTTGCCCGGCTTATACTTTATTAAAATTGGAAGCGCTACAGCTCGTTTTGTAAAAGAATAAAACGTAATAATTTGTTATCATTTATTGTATTGAAACAACTAGTATTTAGCTAGTTTCAATATGCCAACACTGAACCTAACCATCGTTCAACCTCCTCCTGTTTCATGTTTTTTCGTTGGGCATAATCTGCAATTTGGTCCTTTTCGAGTTTTCCAACTGAAAAATAATGTGCATCGGGGTGCGCAAAATACATTCCACTCACCGCTGCTGTTGGATACATAGCCATGCTTTCGGTTAATGTTATTCCGGTATTTTTTTCAACTTCTAGAAGTTTCCACAAAGTAATTTTCTCGGTATGATCGGGTTGCGCCGGATAGCCGGGAGCCGGACGAATTCCTTGGTATTTTTCTTTAACAATTTCTTCCTTCGAAAGTTTTTCATCACTTGCATAACCCCAAATTTCGGTACGCACTTTTTTGTGCATTAATTCGGCAAAAGCTTCAGCGAGCCTGTCGGCCAAGGCTTTGAGCATAATAGATGAATAATCATCGTGTTCTTTCTCAAATTTTTTGATCCATTTTTCTATTCCAAAACCCGTACTAACAGCGAATGCCCCAATATAATCCATATCGCCATTTGATTCCTGCTTTGAGTTAATAAAATCGGCAAGTGCAACATTTTTAAAATTGTCTGCCTTTTGACTTTGCTGTCTCAGCGTGTGAAAAGTGGCAATTTTTTCTTTGCCTGTTTGGTCGTACACTTCAATGTCGTCACCATCCGAAAGTGCAGGAAAAATACCAACTACGGCTTTAGCGCAAAGCCATTTTTCAGCAACCAGTTGTTTCAACATGGCTTGTGCATCATCAAACAGTTTTTGCGCTTCAATACCTCTTACCGGATCTTTCAGCAATTTCGGGTAAGAACCTTTCATTTCCCAACTGATAAAAAATGGAGTCCAATCAATAAACTCAATTAATTCCTTCACATCAAAATCCTCAAACACTTTAACACCTAAAAAATTAGGCTTACTGCCCTTTTGTTTGCTGATAATGAATTTGTTTTTCTGAGCTTCTGTTAAACTAAGGAATTTAGCCTGTGCCCTATCCGCTTTGTGATATTCGCGTGTACGTTCGTTTTCGGAACGAATTTGTTCAATAAAACTATCTCTCAATTCTTTCGACAACAAGCTGCTCACAACCGGCACACTTCTCGATGCATCGTTTACATGCACAACCGGATAGTTGTAATGAGGTTCAATTTTCACAGCAGTATGCACCTTGCTAGTTGTTGCTCCTCCTATTAACAAAGGAATAGTAAATCCTTCGCGTTTCATTTCTTTAGCCACATGCACCATCTCATCCAGCGAAGGAGTTATTAATCCACTTAATCCAATAATATCAACTTGTTCTTCTTTAGCTTTCGCAAGAATCTTATCCGCTGATACCATTACTCCCAAATCAACAATATCGTAGCCGTTGCAAGCCATAACCACACCTACAATGTTTTTTCCTATATCGTGAACATCCCCTTTAACCGTAGCCAATAAAACTTTCCCGTTTTTTGCTCCTACCAATTTGTCCTTTTCAAGAAATGGTTGCAGGTATGCAACGGCCTTTTTCATTACCCTGGCGCTCTTAACCACTTGGGGTAAAAACATTTTACCGGCGCCAAATAAATCACCTACAATGTTCATTCCGGCCATCAAGGGGCCTTCAATAATGTGCAAGGGTTTATCAAAAGTGATTCGTGCTTCTTCCATATCGCTTTCAATGTAATCGGTAATTCCTTTTACCAAAGCATGTGCAATACGTTTTTCGAGTGTTTCTTTACGCCATTCTTCATCTTTAATTTCCTTTTCTTTGCCATCTCCCTTCACCAATTCGGCATGCGAAATGAGTCGCTCGGTTGCATCGTCGCGGCGATCGAGCAATACATCTTCAACCAACTCCAACAAGGTTTTATCTATTTCATCGTATACAATTAATTGACCCGGATTTACAATACCCATGTCCATTCCATGGTTAACTGCATGATACAAAAAGGCTGCATGTATAGCTTCTCGCACATGATCATTTCCTCTAAACGAAAAAGAAACGTTACTAACTCCACCCGACACCTTTGCATAAGGCAAATTTTGCTTTATCCATTTGGTGGCATTAAAAAAATCGAGGGCATTTTTGCGGTGTTCTTCCATGCCGGTTGCAACCGGAAAAATATTGGGATCAAAAATTATGTCTTGTGGTGCAAAGTGAACCTGCTCAACTAATATGGTATAAGCTCGTTTGCAAATATCTATTCTTCGTTGCAAGTTGTCGGCTTGTCCTTGTTCGTCAAAAGCCATTACAATAACTGCCGCACCGTATTTCTTTACCAATTTGGCTTGGCGAATAAATTCCTCTTCACCACCTTTCAGCGATATTGAATTAACAATAGATTTTCCTTGTGTACATTTTAGGCCCGATTCAATCACCTCAAATTTGGATGAGTCAATCATTACAGGAACCTTGCAAATATCGGGTTCAGAAGCAACAAGGTTGAGGAATTTGGACATGGCAAAATCAGCATCCAACATACCTTCGTCCATGTTAATATCAATTGCCTGTGCCCCTCCTTCCACTTGATCGCGCGCAACACTCAAGGCTGCGTCGTATTGGTTGTCTTTGATTAAACGTAAAAACTTTTTTGAGCCCGTTACATTAGTACGTTCTCCAACGTTTAAAAAATTAGAGTCTGGTCTGTAGGTTAGTGCTTCTAATCCGCTTAATCGCAAGTGTTTTTCAATGGTGGGGATTTTCCGTGGTGCCACCTTTTTAGCATGTTGAGCAATGTGTTTGATGTGGTCGGGAGTAGTTCCACAGCACCCTCCAACAATATTGATAAAGCCGCTTTGTAAAAAATCGTCAATTTGCACGCACATTTGATGCGGAGTTTCATCGTACTCACCAAACTGGTTAGGCAGTCCGGCATTGGGATAAGCGCTTACAAAGAAGGGTGCTTTTTCTGACAACTCTTCCAAATAGGGACGCATATCTTTTGCTCCCAAAGCGCAATTTAATCCAATGCTTAGTAAGTTTACATGAGAAACTGAATTTAAAAAAGCTTCAACAGTTTGACCCGAAAGAGTTCGTCCACTTGCATCGGTTATGGTACCGGAAATCATAATTGGCAGTTCTCGCTTTTGTTCTTCAAACACCGTTTGCACTGCAAAAAGCGCAGCCTTCGCATTGAGTGTATCAAATATGGTTTCAATTAAAATTAGGTCAACTCCGCCATCCATTAATCCCCGCACTTGTTCAGCGTAAGCATCTACAACTTCGTCCCAGGTTACAGCACGAAAGCCCGGATCGTTTACATCGGGAGATAAGCTAAGTGTTCTGTTGGTTGGTCCAACAGCTCCCGCAACAAATTTAGGAGAGCTACTTTTAAATTCAGCAATCGCTGATTTTGCAATTTTTGCAGCCTCTAAATTTAATTCGTACGAAAGCGATTCCATGTGGTAATCGGCAAGTGAAATACGTTGTGCATTAAACGTATTGGTTTCAATAATATCGGCACCGGCAGTTAAATATTCCAAATGTATCGCCTTAATAATGTCGGGGCGCGTTAGTGAGAGCAAATCGTTATTGCCCTTCAAATCGCTTTTCCAGTCGGAGAAACGCGTCCCTCTGTAATCCTTTTCTTCCAGTTTGTAGCGTTGAATCATGGTGCCCATTGCACCGTCAATGACCAAAATTTGCTTTTCTAATACCTGCTTAATGTCCATAACTTGTTTTGTTGCTTTCCTTCTGTTTGTTTCACAATCTTCAACGTTCTTGCTCAAAAAAAAATCTCCCCGACCTTAGTCGAAGAGATTTTAAAAATAGTTACATATTAAAAATCTGATTCGACTTATCTGTTTTTCGGAAAAATCCGAAAATGGAATTAGCACCTTCTCTGCAATTAGAGCGGTTGCTAAGGTTTCACAGGGCCATTCCCTCCACCTTTCTTGATAAGCGAAAGTTCAATTAATTCACATTTTTTTGAACTTTCTTCCCGATTAACGGGTCACTACTAAAGAACGCGCTGCGAAAGTAGAAAAAATTTTAAACATACTTTCACTGCAAGGATATTCTTTTTGTTGAAACAACTTTGTTTTATATCTTTTCAAAGAGCTGAATCACTTTTACTTAATTGGACCATTTTATACAAAAATTCCATTGTGACGGCTTTGGGTTGTATTCGATTACATTAAAAATTACTAACCACAAACGGTATAAGAATATCATCAATACAGTGATTTCCTAAAATTGTTTACGCAAATATTCGCTGTTTGATTCTAATTAACTCTAAATTCAAAATTCACTTTTAGTTGATGTGTGGTGCAGAGATATGCAAATTATTTTTTTAGATTTACGGCTATTCACCTTCTTCCGGATTTTGAGATGAAAAATTTTTATGTGCTGTTGTTGTTCCTTGCTCCCTTGTTTTTGTCGGCGCAAACATCAAAATCGAAAAAATTTAACCAGCTTTATAGTAAGCCTATTGAGCGTAAATACTATGTGAAAGAACGTTACTACAAAGGTAATTTGTACGTTGAAGGAGAGGCAATACAAAAAGTATACAGTAAGAAAAAAAGAGTTGAATTAAAACGAGGTCCTTGGAAATGGTATCATCGAAACGGACAATTAAAAGATTCTGTTTTTTATACTGATTCCGGATTGCCTACCGGTGTTGAAACAGTGTACAACAACGATGGAACCATTCATCAAACCATTGATTATGGCACTAGCACCAATTTTATTATTCGCGAAAGAAACTGGCTTACCACCATTGCCAAGGATTATACACGCACCTATTATCATAAAACACCTAATATTCCTAAAAAAACACAAGTGTATAAAAACAGGAAAAAAGATGGTGTATGGAAAACTTATGATACAAACGGAAAAGTGATTTCTGAAAAAAGCTATTCAAAAGGTAAGTTAGTTTCAAACCATTAAGCAGATTGCAATGATTGAAAAAAGCACGCTCGACTTTTTGTCGAAATTAAAACAAAACAATAACCGAGATTGGTTTCTAGAGCACAAAGCTGAGTACGAAAAAGCCAAATCAAATTTTGTTGAATTTGTACAGCAATTAATTCAAGAGGTCGCAAAGTTCGACAGCAGTGTGAAGGGGCTTGATGCAAAAAAATGTGTTTTTAGAATTAACCGAGATATTCGCTTTTCGGCCGATAAATCGCCTTACAAAAGCAATATGGGAGCAAGTTTTTCGGCCGGTGGAAAAAACTCTACCAACCCCGGATATTATATACACATAGAGGGTAACAAATCGTTTTTGGCAGCCGGAAAATGGATGCCGGATCCTACCATGCTCAGTGCCATACGTCAAGAAATTGACTACAACACCAAAGAGTTTAAGAAAATTATTACTGCAAAAGAATTCGTTTCTTTTTTTGGAGAATTGTCGGAAGATGACAAATTAAAAACAGCTCCAAAAGGTTATCCCAAAGACCATCCAGAACTTGAATTGCTGAAGCTTAAGAGTTTTATTGCCGTACATTCATTTAACCAGAAAGAAGTACTGGGTAAAACATTTCTTGCCGACTGCGTGAAAGGATGCAAACTTGTTTATCCATTAACTAAGTTTTTAAGCCGAGCCATTTCTTAATTTTAATCTAATGAAACAATTTTTTATCCTGCTTGCCATTGTTGCCGGGGCTTTAAACGTTACTGCGCAAAAAACAACAACGAGTACAAAGCAATCTAATTACACCTACGATTCGGTGTTGTATGAAAATATAAAGTATCGTTTGGTAGGCCCCTTTCGTGGAGGTCGGTCGGCTGCGGTTTGTGGTGATTTGAAACGAAAAAATGTGTTCTATTTTGGGTCAACCGGTGGAGGTGTTTGGAAAACACAAGATGGAGGAAGCAATTGGAAAAATATTAGTGACCCGTTTTTTGGTGGAAGCATTGGCAGTATTGCCCTTGCTCCTAGTGATGCCAGCATTATTTATGTTGGAACCGGCGAAAACACTATGCGTGGAAATGTTAGCGAAGGCATGGGAATGTGGAAAAGTGAAGATGGTGGTAGAAGTTGGAAAAATTGTGGATTAAAGGATTCGCGTCACATTACACGTATTGTTGTACATCCGAAAAATCCCGACATCGTTTGGGTTGCTTGTACCGGCCATTTGTTTGGTCCATCGAATGAAAGAGGTGTTTATAAAACCATGGATGGTGGACGTAACTGGAGAAGAGTTTTGTTTAGTAACGAAAATGCTGGAGCCATTGATTTAGTTGCTGAACCCGGCAATCCGCAAGTATTGTATGCAAGCACTTGGTATGTTCGCCGCACCCCATATAGCCTTGAGAGTGGTGGGCCTGGAAGTGCACTATGGAAAAGTACTGATGGGGGTGAATCATGGAAAAATATTTCTCGCAACAAAGGTTTACCTAAAGACACTATTGGCATTATTGGAATTACGGTTTCTGCTTCAAATCCCGATCGCTTGTATGCCATAATTGAATCGCGTACTGGAGGTGTTTTTACTTCTGATAATGCAGGTGAAACCTGGACAAAAACAAGTGATAAGAGTGATGTTCGCCAGCGTTCGTGGTATTTTAGCAAACTTTTTTGCGATCCCAAAAACGAGCACACGCTTTACATTTGCAATGTTGGTTTTCACCGTTCTCGCGACGGAGGAAAAACTTTTACCGAACTACCAACACCACATGGCGACCATCATGATTTATGGATAGATCCGGAAGACGCACAACGCATGATTATTGCTGATGACGGAGGAGCTCAAGTTAGTTTTGATGCGGGTTCATACTGGAGTACTTACCACAATCAACCTACTTCACAATTTTATAGAGTTAGTACCGACAATCATTTTCCCTACCGAATATTAGGTGCTCAACAAGACAACTCCACAGTGCGAATTATGAGCAGAACCTACGATGGTGCTATTACCGAAAACGATTGGAGCTATACCGCTGGTTTTGAATCAGGACATGTAGTTGCTGATCCTCTTAATCCGGATATTGTGTATGGTGGAAATTATGGTGGTTACCTGTCGCGCATGGACCATCAAACCGGCGAAAATAGAACCATCAGTGTTTGGCCAGAAAGTCCAATTGGCAGTGGTGCCGATGTGTTGAAATACCGCTTTCAGTGGAATTTCCCGATTTTCTTTTCTCCCCATAATCCTAAGCGAATTTATGCTTGTGGAAATGTATTGTTTAAGTCGGATAATGAGGGTGCAAGTTGGGAAGCAATAAGCCCCGATCTTACTACTAACGATAAAAGCAAGCAAGTTGCAAGTGGCGGTATTATTACAAAAGACAATACCAGTGTAGAATATTACTGCACCCTTTTCGCTGCTACAGAATCTCCGCTTGAAAAAGATTTGCTTTGGGTAGGTAGTGACGATGGCTTGCTGCATGTTTCTAAGGATGCTGGTAAGAATTGGGAAAATGTCACTCCTAAAGGTATTCCAGCTTGGATGATGTGGAATTGCATTGAGGTTGATCCATTTAAAAAAGGAAGTGCCTACATTACCGGAACACGCTATAAACTGGATGATTTTGCGCCCTATTTGTATAAAACCGAAGATTATGGTAAAAGCTGGAAGAAAATAACCAACGGTATTCCTGCAACTCATTTTACACGCGTACTGCGCGCCGACAAAATTCGCAAAGGATTGTTGTATTGCGGTACCGAATATGGTATGTATCTTTCGTTTGACGATGGAACAACCTGGAAGCCCTTTCAACAAAATTTACCAATGGTGCCGATTACTGATTTGACGCTGAAAAACAACGATCTGGTTGTTGCTACCCAAGGTCGTTCATTTTGGGTGCTCGATAATTTAAGTGCTTTACAGCAAATTAATGGAGATATTGTTACAAAAAATGTATTCGCCTTTAATCCCGGGGAAGTGTATCGTTGCGAAGGTTACCAAAACAAAAATAGTAGCAATGCCGGTAAAAATCCTGATAACGGCTTAGTGCTAGATTATTATTTAAAAGATGTTTCAGACACATCTTTAGTGAAAATTGTATTGTACGATAAAAACAAAAAACATATTCGCAGCTTCAGTACTAACGCAGATAAAGACGAGAAGTTAGAAGTTAAAAAAGGCATGAATCGTTTTGTTTGGAATTTGTATTACCCTCCTGCTGAAAAAATTGAAGATCAAATTTTATGGTCGGGGCCAATTGGTGGACCAAAAGCAGCTCCCGGAAATTACTCAGCCGTTGTTAAAACCCGCACTGATTCAACTGCAATAAATTTCACCATAGTCGCAGATCCGAACTATAAAATTTCACAAAGTGATTATGAGGAACAATTTAATTTCTTGATTAAAACCCGCGACAAGTTTTCGGAAATTCAAAAATCGCTGAAGCAAATTCGTGAAGTGCGTCAACAACTATCTGCTCTAAGTGGACGATTGCCAAAGGATTCAACAGTTAAATCACTAACAATATCAATCGACAGTATACAAAAACGCATTACACGAATTGAGGAAGCAC containing:
- a CDS encoding glycosyl hydrolase, yielding MKQFFILLAIVAGALNVTAQKTTTSTKQSNYTYDSVLYENIKYRLVGPFRGGRSAAVCGDLKRKNVFYFGSTGGGVWKTQDGGSNWKNISDPFFGGSIGSIALAPSDASIIYVGTGENTMRGNVSEGMGMWKSEDGGRSWKNCGLKDSRHITRIVVHPKNPDIVWVACTGHLFGPSNERGVYKTMDGGRNWRRVLFSNENAGAIDLVAEPGNPQVLYASTWYVRRTPYSLESGGPGSALWKSTDGGESWKNISRNKGLPKDTIGIIGITVSASNPDRLYAIIESRTGGVFTSDNAGETWTKTSDKSDVRQRSWYFSKLFCDPKNEHTLYICNVGFHRSRDGGKTFTELPTPHGDHHDLWIDPEDAQRMIIADDGGAQVSFDAGSYWSTYHNQPTSQFYRVSTDNHFPYRILGAQQDNSTVRIMSRTYDGAITENDWSYTAGFESGHVVADPLNPDIVYGGNYGGYLSRMDHQTGENRTISVWPESPIGSGADVLKYRFQWNFPIFFSPHNPKRIYACGNVLFKSDNEGASWEAISPDLTTNDKSKQVASGGIITKDNTSVEYYCTLFAATESPLEKDLLWVGSDDGLLHVSKDAGKNWENVTPKGIPAWMMWNCIEVDPFKKGSAYITGTRYKLDDFAPYLYKTEDYGKSWKKITNGIPATHFTRVLRADKIRKGLLYCGTEYGMYLSFDDGTTWKPFQQNLPMVPITDLTLKNNDLVVATQGRSFWVLDNLSALQQINGDIVTKNVFAFNPGEVYRCEGYQNKNSSNAGKNPDNGLVLDYYLKDVSDTSLVKIVLYDKNKKHIRSFSTNADKDEKLEVKKGMNRFVWNLYYPPAEKIEDQILWSGPIGGPKAAPGNYSAVVKTRTDSTAINFTIVADPNYKISQSDYEEQFNFLIKTRDKFSEIQKSLKQIREVRQQLSALSGRLPKDSTVKSLTISIDSIQKRITRIEEALYQTKAKSGQDILNYPIRLNDKLSALYDAANSGYMAPSKQVKDVYEVLSGKIDEQLSKLKMIKETELKNLNAGLKQFDIPVVYVK
- a CDS encoding DUF2461 domain-containing protein; this encodes MIEKSTLDFLSKLKQNNNRDWFLEHKAEYEKAKSNFVEFVQQLIQEVAKFDSSVKGLDAKKCVFRINRDIRFSADKSPYKSNMGASFSAGGKNSTNPGYYIHIEGNKSFLAAGKWMPDPTMLSAIRQEIDYNTKEFKKIITAKEFVSFFGELSEDDKLKTAPKGYPKDHPELELLKLKSFIAVHSFNQKEVLGKTFLADCVKGCKLVYPLTKFLSRAIS
- the metH gene encoding methionine synthase, which codes for MDIKQVLEKQILVIDGAMGTMIQRYKLEEKDYRGTRFSDWKSDLKGNNDLLSLTRPDIIKAIHLEYLTAGADIIETNTFNAQRISLADYHMESLSYELNLEAAKIAKSAIAEFKSSSPKFVAGAVGPTNRTLSLSPDVNDPGFRAVTWDEVVDAYAEQVRGLMDGGVDLILIETIFDTLNAKAALFAVQTVFEEQKRELPIMISGTITDASGRTLSGQTVEAFLNSVSHVNLLSIGLNCALGAKDMRPYLEELSEKAPFFVSAYPNAGLPNQFGEYDETPHQMCVQIDDFLQSGFINIVGGCCGTTPDHIKHIAQHAKKVAPRKIPTIEKHLRLSGLEALTYRPDSNFLNVGERTNVTGSKKFLRLIKDNQYDAALSVARDQVEGGAQAIDINMDEGMLDADFAMSKFLNLVASEPDICKVPVMIDSSKFEVIESGLKCTQGKSIVNSISLKGGEEEFIRQAKLVKKYGAAVIVMAFDEQGQADNLQRRIDICKRAYTILVEQVHFAPQDIIFDPNIFPVATGMEEHRKNALDFFNATKWIKQNLPYAKVSGGVSNVSFSFRGNDHVREAIHAAFLYHAVNHGMDMGIVNPGQLIVYDEIDKTLLELVEDVLLDRRDDATERLISHAELVKGDGKEKEIKDEEWRKETLEKRIAHALVKGITDYIESDMEEARITFDKPLHIIEGPLMAGMNIVGDLFGAGKMFLPQVVKSARVMKKAVAYLQPFLEKDKLVGAKNGKVLLATVKGDVHDIGKNIVGVVMACNGYDIVDLGVMVSADKILAKAKEEQVDIIGLSGLITPSLDEMVHVAKEMKREGFTIPLLIGGATTSKVHTAVKIEPHYNYPVVHVNDASRSVPVVSSLLSKELRDSFIEQIRSENERTREYHKADRAQAKFLSLTEAQKNKFIISKQKGSKPNFLGVKVFEDFDVKELIEFIDWTPFFISWEMKGSYPKLLKDPVRGIEAQKLFDDAQAMLKQLVAEKWLCAKAVVGIFPALSDGDDIEVYDQTGKEKIATFHTLRQQSQKADNFKNVALADFINSKQESNGDMDYIGAFAVSTGFGIEKWIKKFEKEHDDYSSIMLKALADRLAEAFAELMHKKVRTEIWGYASDEKLSKEEIVKEKYQGIRPAPGYPAQPDHTEKITLWKLLEVEKNTGITLTESMAMYPTAAVSGMYFAHPDAHYFSVGKLEKDQIADYAQRKNMKQEEVERWLGSVLAY